The genomic region ggccagatgtctgcatcgtctggcaaaaagaggacatcgttaattctgtgcatagtttggatgttcttgttttgtgtttgcattattttaatagactgcaatattactatttgtcagtgtttctcaaactttttcagaccaaggaccacttaaacaataataatttaaacaaaattatagatcacggaccacctaaaaaaaaaaaaaaaacagtagacctacttcaacagtatattacacaataggccttctcactgaaccaccttgcttattgtctttgcaccatgcttatggtgtcagaggattcatatgatttaaactggctattgtaggttacatcagtgttgcagaactgttttgatgtacatacaagttggctcaatattgcaaacaactcatctattatattttaccacatctacttgtgaaACACTTGAGAGAGCTtgtggaccacactttgagtaccactgctgtatgtaaatataataaagctaTTTATTGAATTGATACCTGTTTGGTATATTCGTTTTaggagttgcatcagtttttgtcccttttaggctaaaggtttatcttacctttcgtatcttctgtctcacagggGGCCATGGttgaatgtttagtgcattttgaagggagtacattatgttaaggcagactggttctaatcctgggtacagggtcatacagacaacaggggtactggtgttgcccatttttctaaccacatgagcaatccccttatgaaaaagtagtataggaatcttatagtattttgggacaaaatattatagtaatcttataggaatacgtattttgggacatactgtagaagtactaataactctataatatcctataactgctatagtttttctatagtagtcctatactataagattcctatagtacTTTTCCCTAAgggtcatacgtgacagaaaacaacttgaggaggctaacctctgccaatgtaggctatcaaagccatagttctcattactggagaagtcttgcagcacacgttctctgcttctgtaggcattctggtgCAATTCCAGCGAAATATAGTAGgtaagtgtgtttgcatttagatctatatatatattgggctatgaccaagtggtctttcaatgatagtatcatggaattcaaaccataactatctattcCGAAAGAATacaattagcaggctaggtcagtggctgaactgcatttagggtgcttataacctgtgttgtgaagtaaaatatctactaggaagattgcaaagacttttgactgtgtaaagaaataggtctttattttaaaacgtttccaactgtttattacttgaatgcaagatgacgattgccacaaacgtttacctcttgtaggagaaattttaagctgacatgcaattgttaccattctattaaaccaacgttcaccgacaaacaatcaggaagcggttcttcttcctactcggatactaggatcaaacacatgaagttgtatctccgaagacattttgtgcaacagttttgactcgagttttagccaggttttagaactgtaaagttgaaaatggagcatagcacaggcagaatcggatgaggacgcactggagggagtgtcacagtactgttagccaatcagaggcgaggtcattaacatgtcatgaatattcatgagcaAGAGGCAAATCCTGTCATTCTCcctcccaccttccccaccaaactagaacagcatgaaatagACGCAGGAGAGcattttttcaccaaaaccgctcacagggcattcattaaTACTAGAGACCatggcaaaattaatgaaaaaacgatgagatgagacctttaactTAGCCAGCCAGTGTTATAAAAGTTCAACGcttgttttcgtgcagtaggctagcctttttgataagcgatATCATGGGTAGGCTGACGTGATTAAGGAGGGCTTTCTGCTCCTGTTTATGTTaaggttttacataggctcaataatgataggctacactgcatgttaggctatattaaccaaAAGCGCACGTTATGTAAATAGGCGGGTCAGATCGGGGGCCGggtatcatttaatcataattaataTTTGCGGGTGGGGGGCttaaaaacatatagcccaggggcctcaggtggtattaaggcgcccctgtgacggaacgcaactgtgtgtaagcACTGTAAGGAACATAAAAACCGCCAAGTTCaagttggggcagccgtggcctactggttagcgcttcggacttgtaactggagggttgccggtacGAACCCctaccagtaggaacggctgaagtgcccttgagcaaggcacctaaccccacactgctccccgagcgccccTGTtggagcaggcagctcactgcatcaggattagtgtgtgcttcacctcactgtgtgttcactgtgtgctgagtgtgtttcactaattcacggattgggataaatgcagagtttccctcacgggaatcaaaagatatacttatacttaagttCGAGTCCATTTGATGGTGTCGCTTAATACGCATTTGTCAGACAGTGgcaataataatgtgtgtgactgtttctGTCATGGTCTGCTGGGAGCGTCAGACCCAAACGCAGGGCAAGGCAAACTTGGAGTAATCAAAAAGAGCTTTACTTCCATGAAACTTACAAACCATGTGTATTAACACGATACGAATAAAGACTGACCGagactgaggggagacagagggtttaaatacacaggggtaacGACACAGGTGGACAAGGAACAAGgtaaaacaagagacaggtgaacacagggcTGGAAACTAACAGACTAACAAGGATCAGGTGAGAGGTGTAGacacatagcctagaaatctagacgcaccctagcggcagcaaattacatttgcttccagggctagtctagcaactctccgttggcttgtgagctcgaaaaattaaacttctatcaggccaatcaaatcgtgtatagagtcgttaagcgggcttaacataatgattgatggcagagttgcaacggtttggcttgaattccctgttACTTGAGAACAAAGaggatggatgttgctgttggccaacagtgtgacacgagttaagcttgttttaagttggcaaaagtttgaactagccaactatcTCCGccggtgggaaaacgcatgggactcagcgctgtcctattgcgtgcagagggaatttgaaagacaaccgattatcctgcccctcggactgagcactacgaacggtgagtgcccagaccctacattttaatgtgggtctggctcgtcaggctagtagacacaggcacagggaacagagacacatggcaaaacaaacaaaggaacacatggcacaggacacaggaagtaaatAACACACATGGAAAAAACACTAAACAGGTAAAACAAGACAGGACCCTTACAGTTTCACACTGCACAAGTTTGTGTTACAGCTGTTTTATCTGTCGATTTTCATTTCGGTGCTGATGTTAACAGATTTAACAGATAACAGCCACACTGCAACCATAAGTCAACTGAAATTTAGAGGACGTGCTTTCAATGCATGAGGTAAGGTAACAAAGAGGTAAACAGAACACAAGCACATGGTTAATAAAGGAACTGATGAATAGGAAGTGAAGACTCATGAGTACAAAAAGTGTGCACTGccagtgtgcctgtgtatgcatgtgtgtgtgtgtgagtgtatacagtatgtgtgtatgtctatacaAAGACATACATTGTGTACTGCTGCcgctgcatttgtgtgtgtgtgtcagcgtgtggCTCTGTGTTCCTGTGTTTGGGGGCGTGTGCGTAGATTTAAGAAGTCTGCACACTAGATGCTGCTCTCCAATTGATGTAATGCACGGATGCAATCTTGGGCAGATGGGTTGGCGGGTTATTCTGTAAAAACTGCTTTCGTTTTTGACAGAATAACCCGCTTTAGGGAGGCCAGCGTGGTCGGGTAGTGACCCCCTGGGACGAAAAGCTTCTATTTTGTATCAGTCCAGTGGgactacatgcccaccaaatgAAAGTGAAAAATTATGTAAAAAACCCTAGAAAAACCAGATCACACTGCGCAAGTGCTGGCGGTAGCCATAATAATACACTATAGTTTCACTGTGGCTATATCACTATTTCTTATTATCGTCAATTGAAAACATCTGTCCTAGGACACAGGCGTACCCAGGAGCTAGAAACACCAAACCCTGCATAGAGAGGCTCAGTGAATGGAGAGTAgaatgtatgtaaatgagtaagtgtgcgtgtgtcaggGGAGATGCTGTAGAAAGACAGGGTGCCAGCCAACCAGTCTAGATACACTCCTACCCTTTTGGTCAAAGATATGGGGGCAGGTATATCTGTGTAATTATGATCATGCCAGGCACAGTAATTGTTCTTGAAGCAGTTTAGATTCCAGGACTTGTCACTGTATCCAAATACGCAGTTGTTTCCTTCTCCTTTTCTAATGATTCCTTTGTACGTCACTGCTATATCAGCACTGAAACCACTCAACTCAGCCTCCCAGTAGTAGCGTCCAGACAGACTCTCTCTACTTATCACCTGACGCCGTTGCTCAAACCTTTCCGGATGATCAGGATATGACTGCTTCTCTTTCACATGTGTCACCTGTCTGTCCCcttcagacagagagagttccATGTGCGCTGTGTTTGGGTCCAGTGTTAGTTCACAGTTATCTGTATAAAGGAACAGACATCAGGAGAAAATATAACACAACAAAACTATTGCCTACTAATACAGCAAAACTTTATTTTAGCAAACAAATGTTAGCTattaatacatacagtacagtaactAATATAATATAAGTAGATGTTTTGCCAGTGATCTTCACTGCAATTAATGATGTTGACCTCTTAGAGTGCTATCAGTGCTATAGATGAGTTCCTCATGCCCAGAAAtatggaaaaacatatttagtttACATTTCTATCATATTTAGATCCTAAGATACACCCATTTGTAATTTCAGGCCTAGAAATTTCATATCACAGAGGTACAGGTGAATTACAGGATAATAGAAGTAGATGTCCATAAACCCCTCAGGGTACAGGCACAGGGAACAGAGACACATAGAAACTGAGAATTTTTTTGtctattatttaatttttttaccccattcacctgtagtgtcacGACATATTACAGAGGTCAGTGACCTCTATCTGACCTCAGAGGTCAAACTGAGAATGCCTCCAGATCTTAAATTAAAGCTTAGGTCATCAAGAACAAACCCTGAAAGTTTCATGCTTCTTTCTTTCATAAAAAGCAAGCTTGTCCCCattttaaccactacactaccaccgctcCCAGTAACCTTAACCTCAAGATCAGCTGGTTGCTTATTTACCTGGTTGCTTATTTACCAAGAATTTACTAATAATTTATCAAGAATAAATTACCTATTGATTAAGAATAAGAAATTGTTTAATAAAGCCCATGTGCAATGGTGCTTAATACAGAACTTGTTGAGCACAAATACATTGTCCTGCTCATTTTCCTATTAAAAGTAGATAAATTGAGTTTGGTGCAATGGAGGTGATGTGATCAAGTGTTTCTGTCATAGTCTCAAACAGTCTCTACTCTCAAACAACTTCTCTGTCACacgcatacatactgtacacacgcacacgcacacacacacacacacacacacacacacacacacacacacacacacacagatcaaaatGTTACAAATTGAGGAGATGTAAACATAGATAACTACTTATAATTTCATGTGAATGGCACTCTGCTATGTAAACTATTGAAGTTCCCTTTGCAAGCTTGCGGGTTAGCTAGCATAGCAACTAGCTGATGATGTTAAATGGCTCCTCATTGTCCTTCTCAAACATGCTAATCGAATGTTTCAATGATCAGACCTAATCGTGTATGATACAACGTCACAAGAGGGTTGATTAATGTTAAACATTTCATGATAAATTTGTTCAGACCAGACATCTATTTACTAATTAACGCTTTTTAAGGTCTGTCTGAATGGTGTGTATGCAGACTCACATTTTCGTATTCCTGGTGTAATCCTGAACTCTTCATCATGGTCCACGCTGCATGAAAACATTCACAGATTCAGACAGACATGCATGAGTGTATACTGAACAAAAACtttctgatatgaaaataagCAGGGGCACAAACACCGTCTTACAGACTTCAGTGGGAGTGGGACTGATTTACTAGGGCCCCAAGTGGAAAGGGGgtccttgaaaagtctggaatattttttttccctgaatattttaatttccaaaTTAAATGCCATAATGAATGtaagacgaaatgtaaagttaatTTGTAAGTGTAAAGTGTATTTGCTGCATAACTTGGTTGCTTGACTGACTGAATTTTGTATATAAAAAATAGTGAagactgtctaaggtcacttaaagcgcaaaatggtttagtccgtCTGCAGGAGGATACAGTAGGTAGGCTATgcactttttgttgttgtcaaaTTGATGGAGATATTTTCTTAAGTTGCTTGTGTTTTGTCTAGCGTGTCTATTTGCATTTGTTGTCATAAATGGCAGGTCGTTTGCACCAGTCAGCCACCACACTGATTTGCTCTGATAAGAATGGcctttgtaagtcgctttggataaaaacatctgcaaaattaataaatgtaaatgtggtgAGGATTATATATAATGTACTCTgtacagatttttttaacagtgTGGAAAGATTTCAATGGACTAGTCCAGCTTACAGTATTTCCACACAAATAGGAAGGCTGTGGTTCTATGTCTACTTTAATTTGAATTTGTGCATGTGGTCACAGTCTCCGTCACATAGTTGTTAGAGGAGTTAGAGGACTAGTGACAAGATCAacagtttctttctttctctctctctctctctctctctctctcactcacacacacacacacaaataggaaggcTGTGGTTCTATAACTGCTTTCATTTTGTGCATACGGTCACATAGTCTGTGCATGTAGTCACGTAGCTCTTACAGCTAGTTTCATGTCCCATCCTGTAATGGGTTTTCAGCTTTGGGTGTACATTTTTTACCTTCAATAAATGTCAtgctgaggtgagtttaacaggtgtcaCCTTTACATTATGCAAAGCTGCTAGACATAGTTGCTCCGGAGCTACTGTATTGATGTTGTCTATGTGAAGAGATCAAACTCCCAATAGACTTGCTTAAAATTGTGTTAGGAAAACAATTGTTGAATGTCAGTGTAGATTTTTATAGGCTGTGTAATATGCTATTATCAATTAAGGTAGTATATTTTAATTGCCCCTGGACCACctagcattttggggagccCAGAATTAtttctgtcatagggcccaaattttctagcagcgcccctgtgtctgtgtgtgtgtgtgttgcaagatataggctatataaaaaaaaccttACTAAATAGTGCATCATTTTGCAAACGTGTGGGCCTGTTTACTAAACTGTGTCAAACGAACACACTAAAATGAGTGCATAATATACTACATTGTATtgaattaatgtagcctactagccTATTCATTTTATATCCGGTGCAAAACAAGAATCTTTTTGATGCAATAACACTTAATAAAGACATAACTGTATCATATATATTCTACTTAAACCAAACAACTCTGAAATGTATAAACTGAACTGGCAGATATTACAGAAAAATATCTTGTGAACATCACAAGCAGCTCTGAATTTGGTGAAGCCTTATATTATCTCTGGCTTTTTTCTGTCTCAGCAGCAAGTACTGTAGGGTAACCTAGTTGTTTATCCTGCACAGCAGGGGCGCTgctagggttgtattccatagtaTGCACCATGGCTCAGGACACTAATTACCCCCCCAATGAGCAACCAATGAGCTTATGTTGCGATTTGCAATAggataggcctagagaaaagacagctatggtcacctaacaataagcatttgctgtttggttgtcccaaacttgaTCCATACTCTACGCATTGAGATGATCTATGCATTAACTGAATATTATCAATCTTGacgaactgcgatgttccaaacagagtgactgtAGGATCTCACTGCCTTCAGCATAACTGCTAAGAACAGTGCACCCTTTAAAGGTTAAACACATGAATGGAACATTGCGTTTCAAAGCGCCAGAACGGCTTATCATtttgtgacaaagtttacaccaatcatcatcttataatgtatccttatgttgagatttccattctctttgccctaaacATAGGCCATCATTTGTGcgtgaagcatgtttcaattaagacagtacacaagatatttttattgttgtaatactgaatgatttcatgaataaagcgTTGAAAAATTGTACATACACTGCGTAGGATTACGGCTGGCGACGCCAATGCTGCACAGATGTAACTGTAAAACTCTGAGCAAGAcatgtgccgggattagtgtgtgcttcacctgtgtgtacactgtgtgcagtgtgtgtttcaccaattcacggattgggataaatgcagagaccaaatttccctcacgggatcaaaagtgtatatatacttatacttatgtcaTCTCACACTACTATCAGCGTGATAGGGTTGCAATATAGGCTTACGTGACTCACAGTGGCTCAAACTAAAAGTGCATTCTCTGTTGGGATAGTGATGACAGACAAACCGAGAGGGATAAATGACAGCAGCAAGGTTTCCCTTTATCTCATACGAATCGTGCATTCTTTGTTCAGTCTAACTTATTATACTGATCTGTCATGGATTTGCACAGAGTTGATTCTCAATAATACGGAACAAATTGCGCTCCGTATCAGTTCAATACGGAACACATCTTTTTCCTTTCAAATACTGGACGATTCTGTATTTTACGGAACGGTTGGCAACCCTAATTACAGGTACTGGAACTGGTTTAATTCACCCTATTAGATTTCCAAGACTACTTGTGCACCACATACTTCAGTCTCTTCAGTTTGCAATGTGGATCCTGCAGTCTAGCAGAGAGTAGCTTCACTCCTGTGTCTCCTGGGTGATTGTAGCTCAAATCAAGCTCTATTAGGTGTGAAGGGTTTGAAATCAGAGCTGAAGCCAGGTATGAACAGCCATCCACTGTGACTAGACAGCCAGACAATCTAAAAGGATAGGTACCATTTGTGATGTTAAATTCTTATTACACCTGCAGTATATCAAAGCACTGCTCAGACATTTCTGTACGACATCAATGTAGGAAGATGTACTGATATTTTAGTGTCTGATTCAGGCATTATTACTTGGCTATGTCCACCTTAAAATATGGTATATACCAACAGACTGCACATGAATGAATGTGCATTCTGTCTCCCACAGGAGTGAGCTGCACTTTTCTTattcatgcatatgcatttaaTGGAAGGGCAATGGAAAATTGGGAATCCAGATTGCTGTTGATGTGTCAATAGGAGAAACTTTCAGAAATAACAACATTGCATTCTATCATTGAGAGACAAACTGTGAGCTACAGCTCTCAATCAGTCCGTCTCATTATCTCATATATTTCACCTCACAAATATAAATGTGCCTTTATGTCTTATATACCTCAGTAGTTCCAGTTTACAATGTGGGTTCTTCAGCCCAGCAGAGATCAGATTCACTCCTGAATCCTGCAGGTCGTTGTTACTCAGGTCCAGCTCTCTCAAGGGCAGGGATTCTGATTGGAGACCTGAGGCAAAAACCTCACAGGACTCATGAGTGAGATTACACATGGCCAGCCTGCATATAACAATGACACAAACAGAATAATCAGcaagaacacaacacacacatcatgtcaGGAAACATTTCACCACATCAAAGGAGATTCTCTGATACACTGACCTCAGTATCTCCAGTTTACAGTTAGGGTTATTCACCAGCCCAGCAGAGATCAGATTCACCCCTGAATCCTGCAGATTGTTATTACTTAGATCCAGCTCTCTCAAGGGAAGGGTCTCTGATTGTAGAGCTGAGGCCATAGCTTCACAGGACTGATCAGAGAGTTTACAGCATGCCAATCTAGATATAACAAAGTAATATGATAGATGATTGTTCATTAAATCATAATCAAACACCTTTACTTTGTTTTCTACATCAAATTGATTTCCGTTGTATTGATGaaactatataaatatattatgaaGTTTACGATCTACTCAGTCGCTTCAGTTCATGTTCTCATGAGCTTTCTACAGTCCATACTTGGCTTCTTTTGGCTCTACCAATCCTGCAAGCTTATTTAGCCTTTTATTCATTGTCAGTACCATAGTTACCGTTCCATAGCACAGTCACAGCTGACAGTCTCTGAGTggcaaaataaaaacagaatataTTGCACACACCCAAAGATCTCCAGGTTACACTCTGGGCTCATCAAGCCAGTCAAGAGCAGCTTCATTCCTGAATCCTGCACCTCATTGTTATGGAGGTCCAGCTCTCTTAGGGGTGAGTTTGCAGCTTGTAGAGCTGTGGCCAGAATTTTGCAGGACTGCTCAGTGAGATAACCATTCACAAATCTGTGAAAGGGCACAATATAAACAGAATACTGAATAAGATGAGGTGATTCTGGTCTACCATATCATGCTTAAGGATTAACCCTCTAAGCGCCcatgtcgcaatattgcgacaagcgtcattactgaataaaacagacgatagacgcgagtacagtgtaaaatctcatttgtactcttgaccactagttggcagactactttattgtaggctatagtagcatagggttcgtgattatagtaatagtttactattgttggtttacatgtgactgttttcctgttcatttgttatgtcggtgaaatgacaaaaaaagaaagtaaaactgctcaaatatgttcaacatctactgtagtatttactgaaatgtgcataattcacggtggttaccatccagtgacgtcataatataatgattttcacatttacagtaggactttatctctgaccacttgcaagccatggccttttgaaattttgatgtaaaaatccaatttatttttttaaaactggGCGGCTAAAGGGTTAAAACATACTATTGGATGGTATTCTTCCCCCTACTCCCCAAATTCTCCATAAAACTCAATACTGACAATGCTTTTCTGCAGTTCATTACAACTGGTACCAGTCTTCGAGCACCCTCTTCTGATGTATTGAATTTCTTAAGGTCAAACTCATGCAGCACCTCCCCTGACATCTGAAGAATGTATGCCATTGCTGAACAGTGTGCAGCAGAGAGTATACTGTCTGAGCGTTCATCTGATTTTAGAAGTTCCTGAATTTCTCTGTGAAGAGACTGGTCTCTCATTTCCAGCAGGCAGAGGAAAAGGTTGATGTATCTCTCAGATGAGACATGATGTGTAGCATATAAAGGGTAGACACATTCATTTCTTACATCTTTGACACTGTCTGTAATGTACTTAATAGTTTTCTCAATGCTCCCAGAGCTCTTCTGTGTATGAGTCAGTAGACCTTCAAGGAGACTCTGATTGAAGTCCAGTGAGATTCCAAGAAAGAACCTCAGAAAAAGATCCAGATGTCCATTTTCGTTCTGTAAGGCTTTGTCAACCATTGCTTTTTGTAGTTTATACAATGAATCTTTCTCAGATCCATCTTCCTCACTTGTCTTGTTCAACTCTTCATCATCTGCCAGGAAGGAATGAACTGCCTGCATGTTATTGCTTgcaaaacaaagaaacacataGAGAGCAGCAAAAAACTCCTGAAAGCTCAGATGTATGAAGCTGTAGACCTTCCTCTGATTAAGCACAGACTCCTCCTTAAAGATCTCGGTACATAACCCACAGTACACTGAAGCCTCAGTGATATCTATGCCACACTCTCTCAGGTCCTCATCATAGAACATGATATTGCCCTTCATCAGTTGTTTGAAGGCCAGCTCTGTAAGTTTCAGAATCACTTCTCTGTTTGACTGTAGGAGCTTCTTTAGATCACTCTCATCTCCCTTATCAAACTTCTCGTGCTTTACATTTGTCTGAATGAGCAGGAAATGTATGTACATTTCAGTCAGAGATTTAGGGATTTCTGCCCTGTCATCTTCCTCCAGGATCTTCTGAAGCACAGTAGCTGAGATCCAGCAAAAAACTGGTATGTGGCACATGATGTGTAGGCTCCTTGTTGTTTTAATGTGTGAGATGATTTTCTCGGCTTGATGTTCATCAGGGACTCTTTTCCTGAAGTATTCCTCCTTCTGAGGGTCATTAAAGCCCTCAACTTCTGTCACACGGTTGATGTATTGAGGGGGGATCTGATTGGTTGCTGCTGGTCTGGAGGTTATCCAGATGAGAGCAGATGGAAGCAGCTCTCCTTTGATGAGGTtcgtcatcaacacatccactGACGATGCCACAGTAACCACAGATACCTTCTCACAGTCTAAAAATTTGAGTGGAATTCTGCTTTCATCCAGGCCATCAAATATGAACACAACTTTACACTTGTCATATATCTTTGAGTCTACACCTTGAAGTTCCGGATAGAAGTAAACTAGAAGACTATGGAGGCTGTACTGGTCATTTCTAATCAAATTCAGCTCACGGAAAGGAAACAAGAACATGAAATCTACATCCTTATTGGCTTTTCCCTCCGTCCAGTCTAGAATGAACTTATGCACAGAGACGGTTTTCCCAATTCCAGCAATTCCTTTAGTAAGCGCTGCCTttattttttcactttgttcaggtatatttacaaaaatgtcaTTGCAGTCGATTGGCTTGTCTTTTAAGTGTTTCCAGGATATTTTCTCTATCTGTAAAACTTCATGTTCTTTATTCACCCCTTCACTCTGTCCTTCTATGATGTAGAGTTGAGTGTAAAACTCTTTCAGAAGAGTTTTATTCTCTTGTATTTTGAGTCCTTCAGATAGGCTCTTGTACTTGGTCTTCATGCTGGATTTGTGTCTCGCTTTAATAAGCTGCAGTACATTATCCACTGGCTGGTAAGAATTCTGCTGCTGGATTGGATCGTTAGGGACCAGCTCACATACACCACTCTTGGACTGATCAAGGACCAGACCTTCCCTCTCCTCACTGCATAGACACATCAGGAGATACAGAGAACAGTCACAAATGTCAGAGATTGGAGAAAGTAGGGGGTAGAAGTTATACAGTCTCCATGAATTTaaattcattattttattttcattatcaaTATTCATAATTGATGACTATGTTTCTATGTTTGAAAAATGTTTCATGTGTACAAATGATGGCATTTACACCCTGTTTCTTACCTTGGAGGCTTCTCAACACTGAAGTCAAGGGGTATCTTCATGGATATATCACTCTTCATGGAGACACAGCTGGGCACTTCAGATGCTGCTATTTGGGTTGTCTCTCtacaaacattacattaaaaaaGTTATAGATTCCTGTTTGTTGTCTCATAAGCAATGGATTTAAtttatatctctgtgtgtagcTCTATGTTTCAGAGAAACTCTTCATT from Alosa alosa isolate M-15738 ecotype Scorff River chromosome 1, AALO_Geno_1.1, whole genome shotgun sequence harbors:
- the LOC125297409 gene encoding NACHT, LRR and PYD domains-containing protein 12-like isoform X3, translating into MKSDISMKIPPDFSDEKPFNPREKTQRAASPVPSCVSMKSDISMKISPDLSDEKPSFNPRENTQRTSSPVPSCVSMKSDISMKIPPDLSDEKPSFNPIRETTQIAASEVPSCVSMKSDISMKIPLDFSVEKPPSEEREGLVLDQSKSGVCELVPNDPIQQQNSYQPVDNVLQLIKARHKSSMKTKYKSLSEGLKIQENKTLLKEFYTQLYIIEGQSEGVNKEHEVLQIEKISWKHLKDKPIDCNDIFVNIPEQSEKIKAALTKGIAGIGKTVSVHKFILDWTEGKANKDVDFMFLFPFRELNLIRNDQYSLHSLLVYFYPELQGVDSKIYDKCKVVFIFDGLDESRIPLKFLDCEKVSVVTVASSVDVLMTNLIKGELLPSALIWITSRPAATNQIPPQYINRVTEVEGFNDPQKEEYFRKRVPDEHQAEKIISHIKTTRSLHIMCHIPVFCWISATVLQKILEEDDRAEIPKSLTEMYIHFLLIQTNVKHEKFDKGDESDLKKLLQSNREVILKLTELAFKQLMKGNIMFYDEDLRECGIDITEASVYCGLCTEIFKEESVLNQRKVYSFIHLSFQEFFAALYVFLCFASNNMQAVHSFLADDEELNKTSEEDGSEKDSLYKLQKAMVDKALQNENGHLDLFLRFFLGISLDFNQSLLEGLLTHTQKSSGSIEKTIKYITDSVKDVRNECVYPLYATHHVSSERYINLFLCLLEMRDQSLHREIQELLKSDERSDSILSAAHCSAMAYILQMSGEVLHEFDLKKFNTSEEGARRLVPVVMNCRKALFVNGYLTEQSCKILATALQAANSPLRELDLHNNEVQDSGMKLLLTGLMSPECNLEIFGLACCKLSDQSCEAMASALQSETLPLRELDLSNNNLQDSGVNLISAGLVNNPNCKLEILRLAMCNLTHESCEVFASGLQSESLPLRELDLSNNDLQDSGVNLISAGLKNPHCKLELLRLSGCLVTVDGCSYLASALISNPSHLIELDLSYNHPGDTGVKLLSARLQDPHCKLKRLNVDHDEEFRITPGIRKYNCELTLDPNTAHMELSLSEGDRQVTHVKEKQSYPDHPERFEQRRQVISRESLSGRYYWEAELSGFSADIAVTYKGIIRKGEGNNCVFGYSDKSWNLNCFKNNYCAWHDHNYTDIPAPISLTKRVGVYLDWLAGTLSFYSISPDTRTLTHLHTFYSPFTEPLYAGFGVSSSWVRLCPRTDVFN
- the LOC125297409 gene encoding NACHT, LRR and PYD domains-containing protein 3-like isoform X4, producing the protein MSLSTDTEEEGTASKLSLAAEREESVAHHQTERAASQVASCVSMKSDHSMVDPSCSSGESPSNPEENTQRAASPVPSCVSMKSDISMKIPPDFSDEKPFNPREKTQRAASPVPSCVSMKSDISMKISPDLSDEKPSFNPRENTQRTSSPVPSCVSMKSDISMKIPPDLSDEKPSFNPIRETTQIAASEVPSCVSMKSDISMKIPLDFSVEKPPSEEREGLVLDQSKSGVCELVPNDPIQQQNSYQPVDNVLQLIKARHKSSMKTKYKSLSEGLKIQENKTLLKEFYTQLYIIEGQSEGVNKEHEVLQIEKISWKHLKDKPIDCNDIFVNIPEQSEKIKAALTKGIAGIGKTVSVHKFILDWTEGKANKDVDFMFLFPFRELNLIRNDQYSLHSLLVYFYPELQGVDSKIYDKCKVVFIFDGLDESRIPLKFLDCEKVSVVTVASSVDVLMTNLIKGELLPSALIWITSRPAATNQIPPQYINRVTEVEGFNDPQKEEYFRKRVPDEHQAEKIISHIKTTRSLHIMCHIPVFCWISATVLQKILEEDDRAEIPKSLTEMYIHFLLIQTNVKHEKFDKGDESDLKKLLQSNREVILKLTELAFKQLMKGNIMFYDEDLRECGIDITEASVYCGLCTEIFKEESVLNQRKVYSFIHLSFQEFFAALYVFLCFASNNMQAVHSFLADDEELNKTSEEDGSEKDSLYKLQKAMVDKALQNENGHLDLFLRFFLGISLDFNQSLLEGLLTHTQKSSGSIEKTIKYITDSVKDVRNECVYPLYATHHVSSERYINLFLCLLEMRDQSLHREIQELLKSDERSDSILSAAHCSAMAYILQMSGEVLHEFDLKKFNTSEEGARRLVPVVMNCRKALFVNGYLTEQSCKILATALQAANSPLRELDLHNNEVQDSGMKLLLTGLMSPECNLEIFGLACCKLSDQSCEAMASALQSETLPLRELDLSNNNLQDSGVNLISAGLVNNPNCKLEILRLAMCNLTHESCEVFASGLQSESLPLRELDLSNNDLQDSGVNLISAGLKNPHCKLELLRVLQLHLCSIGVASRNPTQSWTMMKSSGLHQEYENITVN